AATGGCTTTCCAGACTGAATCGATATCACAAAGAGGTTTGTGAAATGGACTGGTCAGACAAAGTTGAAACTTACAACATCGATGATACGTGTGGCAGATACAGTAACCAGAGCACCaacatccagttccatcccagTTCAGTGAAGTTTGAGGAGAGGTGAgtaggctaaagagccccagagctctcagcctttcctccttagagatgttccaggcccctcaggaACTTTGTAGTCTCCAGTCAGtagctccctgcctctcttgagctgggagCCCCCAGCagtggacccagcactccagatgtggcctcactggggcagagcagagaggcagacaaaattcccttgacctgctgtctTCTTAAGTGCAGCTTAAACAAATGAGCAAGGTTCCTATGTGTACACCATTTTTCCTCCAGTGCCTCAACACCAGAGACATGGGCCAAGTTCAGTCATGACAACATCTCTAGggcagaaggagagaaagcagcttcCATCAATCTTCGTGCCCTGCTTGACAACGTCCTTCACGATGTGTCTGAGGACCTGAGGCTGCAATGTGCTGCTGTGAACGAGGCCTTTGCCAAGCGCTGCCAGGAGCTGGATGATGCAAAGCACAAACTAGAGCATCATTTGAGAAGAGTAAGTTACTCTTCTCCTCTGATTGAGAGTAGATTGAtcctctagaaaaaaaaaaaaagtcttaccCCCTGTCAGGTATCAAACAATATTCTGTTGTCTTCTTCCTGTCTCATAAGGCTCTTCACAGCTGGATTCTGGCTCTAGTTcagctttttctgttgttttctctAAACAAAAGAGTGGACTTatatatgaagaaaattaaacactTTCTTCCATGTCTGACTGAACTAAGCCCCAAAACTGTGTGATCAAGGAGCTGAGCTTTGGGCCAGGTTTCCCAGGCTCTCCTGGTTGTCACTTTTATGCAGTGTAAGCCATGCTGTGCTTCAGTAATGTCATCATTCTCAGTTCCTGGCAAGTGATGAGAGGTCTCTTCAGCCTCTGCTTCTTCTCCAGTGTGGAGCATCTCCTAGTTCTGTGTTAGGCCATTGGGAAGTCATTCTTTAGCACCTGTTGGGTAATGACAGCTGGGTACACTTCAGTTTTGCTAGAAGTCAGTGATTATGAGGGAGAAGGGATTCAGAATTTCCtatcttttactttttcttccctAGTGCCAGAAATCCAGGCATTTCCATGCTGATCAGCAGTTCTCAATCTCATTCACAGTGACTTGAATTTGGatcatttacatttaaaaacaattcATGGAGATGGGTTGTGTTGTCAGGAGACATGGGAGAGTTATTGAACAGGCTGAAAGATATTTTCTGTCTCTATTGAGACCAAAGATCAAGTTCTCAGTGTAGTAGTAGAAATGAAGAGGTCAAATATACTTTTCATAGACTCCAtaaagtggtttgggttggaagggacctttaaaatcatctagttcacacacacaccctgcaggaagcaggaacATCATTAACCAGCGCAAGTTGCTCAGAGTTAATGACCTtgttgaccttgaatgtctccagtgggGGGgcctccaccgcctccctgggcagcctgttccagtgttccaccaccttcatagtaaagaactttcgtccttctatttcttctgtttgctgGCCAGATAGGAGGTAAAAAACTGTTTGAGTGATTCACTGGGTCTGTGAATGCACAACATGAACAGAGACAATGTGGATCTTGTGTTTGACATTTCTTATGTGTCTGCTTTAGGTCCTTAAGGAGATTGGAGCTGAAGAAGCCAGCATTGCTGCCCTCAAACAAGCCATCAAAGACAAAGAAGCCCCAATGAAAGTTGCTCAGACCAGGCTGTACAACAGGTCCTTTAGGCCCAACGTagagctctgcagagatgaGGCCCAATTCAGGTAAACATTAGGAAATAAGTCCTCCAAGGTGTCCGTTCCATCCAGAAGTGATGTCAGACAGCTTTTGCAGTTTTTATTGGCAACATGTAGCCTTTAGTTTTTATTACTAGGTTTGATTCTGCTGTAAGTCAGAAATCACTTAACTGACTGAAATTGCTGGGAGGAAAATACCCTTTTCATTTGCAACCCTTTTGCTGGTAGCAGAAGTTCTCCACAAGGTGGACTGTGTGCCAAGTAACTGTGCTTCAAGTGCTGAGAATGTGAATGCTCTAAACATACTCAAGAGTCTGAGACAACTGCTGAACACCACAGACATCCCTCTTGTGGCATTTCATTTGCAGTCATAATCCATTTTAAACCTGGAGGTCATCAAATCCTTTCAAATGAAAGGTCTGAGTGTCACCTTTGTCAGTCTTGATCTGGTTAGAAGCTTTGTAATTgattctcctccttcccttagGGAAAGCAGGGAATCAGCTTTTTCAGACTTACAATACCCTGCTAGCAAAGGTGCTCACCATTCAAAGCTGTTCTTTGTGCAGTGAGGAAGAGGTTACAGCTAATCCAGGTGCTTTAGATCACCTCAGGCACACTCAGTTAAGGTCCTGATTCATCAAACCATCCATGTGCAAGCTCTTCAGCCTGTACACTGCCTTTAGTGGGATTTAAGGACACATGCAAGCCCTCTGCTGAAGGAGCATATGTTTAATTGCCAGGCCTACACTGGCTGCACTTGCTTGgactgcagagcacagaggacTCTTATTTTCTCAGGAAATAAATACCtgtctcctctgcaggcagagTGCAGTGGAGCACCTCAGGCTTGCTGACTCTCAGCTGAAGTGATGTGCTGTTTCCCAAATGGTTGCTgctctttcttttaaatgatgtgctgctgcttctttaaaAGTTTAGATGCTTTTCAAGTCAAGAGTCTTTCCTGATCCCTGGTGCAACCATCATCTTTGTTGAGGGATAGCACTGGCCACCAGATGAATGACAGAAGCTCTGCCTCtcccaaaaggaaaagaaagagaagaagaaaaagagactgatggggtgggaaggaaactaaaccagctgggatgggaagAACAATTCCATGAAATAgagacagagacacaaaccaatatGGAACCCCACCCCTGATGGCAGTGATGGCAACATTGGCATCACTGATGCTGGGCAAAGTCCCAGACtggagcagcagatgggaaccagactGGGGAGCTGggttctggaactggattcaggaactccTGGACTGGGGTCAAAGACAGAAGGGACAGGgtcctcctgggacactggccagtgaagaagcagcttgaccctggtgattcctcctgaagatgccatccatggatgcaatcccttgttggtcagttgagggtcacctgttctgtctgctcctccccacagctgccacctctaaCTTCctgcacaagctgtggcagtgcccttggtgtgcagaggagcaagtctcaggcagaggctttctgcagcccagcccttggcaggaactctccccatcagcttctccctgctagaagcaggcTCTGAACTGCAGAAGGtgcctgagctgagcagagcctgagctgggaagtgacagcactgagcagaatcaGTTCTactctagctcaaaccaggacaatcTTTAGTAGTTGAGTTTTATACCAGAGTTTCTATAAGAATTTCATACCAAGAACTAAGCTTAACTAAATGCTGATCCAGCCAAACTGGGTGACCTAACAACTTCTGTCTTACAGTTCTTGGTGCAAGTGTCCTATGCAGGGGGAGAAAGTGATGGTGGATAGTTCCACAGTGCTTAGTGTCCAAATTCATTCTTGGTACTGTCTAAATCTTGAGAGACTTCTGTAGAGAAGCTGTGAAAGTGAACTCTGCTTTTGACCAAGTGGAACCTCTGAggtccttttatttttttgtggagTTTTATGGTTCTGTAGCTATTGATCTTTATTCCTGTTACAGTTCATTTGTCGTTTTGAGCACCAGCTGGCTTCTGCTCCTTGTTTTAACTGCCTGCTGCGATTCTCTTCAGGTTGATCAATGAAGTTGAAGAACTAACAGAGACCATTGAGTCCCTGAAGAAAACACTGCTGGAATCTGAAGAGTCTTTGAGGAAGCTGGAAGACACCCGGATGGATTTAGAGAAGGAGATAGCAGTGAAAGCCAACAGTCTCTTCATTGACAGGCAGAAGTGCATGGCCCACCGCAGCCACTACCCTGCTGCTCTGAAATTAGCAGGTTACCAGCCACCATCTCTGTACTAGCACTGCAGAGTCTGGGTGAAAAGTGACTTTTAAAATCTTTCCTAGCAAATACATGGGTGATGTTAGACCCATAagtgctctgtgtgctgtgttGGCTGTATTTTCattgaatcccagaatggtaggggctggaagggacctctgaggatcattcagtcaacctcccctgcccacagcagcttgcccaggatcaatatagccagctgggtttggaatctctctagacAAGGACACTACACAACCATTCTGGGCTCTGGGACCTTTAcagcaaaaaagtttctccttcccttcaaatggaacctcctgggttccagtttgttcccattgccccttgtcctgtccctgggcaccactgagaagaatccagccctatcctcttgccccccaccctttatctctttctgagcactgatcagatcccctctggggctgctcttctccaggctctcagtcccagggctctcagcccttcctcctcacagagatgctccaggcccctcagcatctttgtgacctgcaccagactctctccagcagtttcctgtctctctcgaacaggggagcccagcactggacacaatactcctgAAAAGTTCTTCTCTTTGGGTTCAAATGCATTAATGCAGTATCATAGTGAGCCTTGCCTTGAAAAGTTGTAGAACACCTTGCCTGTACAGGTGTAGTGAGTTCAAAACACAGCTTAAAGATAACtcctggcagctctgaggtgtccGTCTCATAGATGCATAATTTACGCAGCAGGTGATAGTTGGAGTTTTCACCCTGATAAGTGAATATCTGTTGAGTGAATATTTATAGCGAATTTGTTGAGTGATCTTTTATTGTGAAGAATAATCATAACAGACCCAGATGTGGCTTGCAAGCACATTCAGACAGCCTGAAATGAGAGCAATAAAACTGTTTGCCTGACAGAATATCACAGGCTCAGCAAGGAAACAGATGATAGACTTTAAAGCTGCTCAAATATTAGTAGTAAGTAAGACAAGTTTACAAAGGTTAGATGACAACCTGCCTGTTGGCAAAGCTCCTCCATCCTGTCACACCTGCCTGTGTCACCTGAAAATGAGGCCAAGGATTTTTAACCTTAAAGTCAATAAATATAGAGGTTTcattgagaaaaataaaaaaccccacaactaaACGGCTTGTGAAGAGCAATTATGACTTTTAAGTGAAGCACTTAGGTGTTGAATTGAGCTCTTGATGGGTTCCCGCTATTCCCTGGAAGCAAGGCCTGTGTTTGAACTCCTACCCATAATGGAGAGTGCAGCAGAttcacctgctccagcagagccctCTGACAAATGGCATCTATCCTTGAGCTTAGCAGGGCCACTTGGTTAAATGTGTGACCTGTCAGAAAAAGGGGAGAAGGTGACACAGACCAGGATTACATTTCCACAGAGTCATGGgaatgttttgtttggaaaagccctttaagatcaagtccaactattctctaaccctaccaaggctggtgctaaaccatgtccctcagcaccacatctctgtggcttttaaacacccccaggatAAGGATtcaacctcccctgatgcaacttgaggcatttcctcttgtcctgttaatagggagaagagaccaactctcacctggctccaggctcctttcaaggagttgtagagagcaatgaggtctcccctcagcctcctttttctccaggctgaacaaccccaattcccccagttccctcagctgctcctcataagactttttctcctgtcccttccccagctttgttgtccttctctggacccactccaccccctcaatgtccttcttggagtgagggccccaaaactgccctcaggatttgaggtgtggccttaccagtgccGAGTATGAGGGGAgagtcactgccctgctcctgctgctcacattattgctgatccaagccaggatgctgatggcctcttggccacctgggcacacactggcacacTGTTGCTCCACAtcctcaggtccttctctgctgggcagcttttcaggcacacttccccagccctgtagCATTGatggggttattgtgacccAAGTGGTTTCCTCtattactttttgtttgtttgtttgtttgtttttttacttttaaaaagcagctgatgatagagtggggaaaaaacaaaacaaaacaaaaccaaaccacaacaaaaccaaaccataacCCAAACAGCGAAGCACACCAAAGCCCCCACCTTAGCCAGGGGACATCTGTGAATGGCCCTAGCTTGTGTTAACTGAGGCCATTAGCCTCTGTTTTTCTCCCAGACAGCTCTCTGTATTATGCTGGTAATTTGTGTTATCAGGATGTGCAGAGCACTGTTGGGCAATTGCCTTCCTGCTAAaagctgctgcctcttctctggaaACCAGTGCGTCACAGAGGGCTTTTGATCCACATTCTGTATTTTACAGCCTTGGTGCTCAACAGTTTTGGTTTgccttttcttgtttgtttgttttgccttttttttttttttaatagattttcCCCTTTGTGATTATATTTTGatagtcacaggatcacaggatggtagggcctggaagggatctctggagatctttgagtccaaccccccctgccagagcaggatcatagaatccagcacaggtcacacaggaacacatccagatgggtcttgaaagtctccagaggagactccacaacctctctgggcagcctgctccagagctttgTGACCCtaccagtgaagaagttcctcctcatgttgaggtggaacctcctgtgctggagtttctatccagaTGTAGTTTAGTCCAGATGTTGAAGCTTTATTAGAGAGAAAGAGCAGgtaaacaataaataataaatgtggctctgctctgcttttttctGCACCCAGAATTTAAAACAAGTAGCAGAGATGATTGTTGCAGGCTGAGAACATTCTCCTTCATTCTGCTTTGAAACACTTTGAGCACACTTTTTCCTTGGCAACATATTCCGACCTGTTCCTCAGGCTCAAATCCTACAGCCTGAGTTGGTGGAGCACACCCCTTGTGTGCACCTACCTCACTGCAAGGCTGCTTGTGCATGAGCCTGACTGCACCAGGAGGAAACACTTCAAAGGCTCTTCCAGTATTCAGAGCTGTGTTAAGTGCTCCAATTTTAacaccaggagcaggctgcccagagaggttgaggagtccccttctctagagactttcaagacccatctggatgtgttcctgtgtgacctgccctgggtgatgctgcttcagcagggggattggacttgatgatctccagaggtcacttccaacctccaccattctatgattctatgactctgtgattattttttcctgctcCACCCTGCTCCATTGGAAGGTTTACTTCTGGTTTGAAATGCGCTTGAAGCTTTCAGaatcttttctcttttgctgtagCTGTGTAGTGAGCCTGAGGTCcaaagctgtggtgctgcacCAAATAAAAGCTTTAGATAGGCACTCAGATCCCTGCCAGAGCTACAGGTGGAAGCTGACATTAAATTCAAGGAACAACTTCTATACTTAGAGGgtaaagcactggagcagactgcccagagaggttgtggtgttgtctcctctgcagacacAAAACCTTCTGAGGCATATTCCTATGCAACCAtgctaggcaaacctgctttagcaggggagttggattagatgatctccagaggtccctcacCCATTCTGTGTGACTTGAAGTGAAAATTCATCTCTATGTTTCcaatccctggaaatattccaggtcaggttgggcAAGttcctctgagcaacctgctgtagttgcagatgtccctgctgactgcaaagaggttgaactagatgacctttaaaggtcctttccaacccaaagcagtctgggattctgtgagcctgtaaaAGAGTTCAGGTCGTTTAGCCCCAGTCTCTAGTGGTCCTGCTTGCACCTCTCTAGGTGCACACATCAAATAAAGGCAAACATAAGACAGAGAACCAGGCTGTAGTTTATGGGGAACATTGACAGGAACCTGTCAGAAGGCACCTAAAGGAGCAAGATGTTCAACTTGGcaactaaagaaaacaaaaatcagagcaATTGAATCAAAGTGGAATCTGAGTTCTGATCATGGCAGATGGGATGAGGAGAATCTGCAGTCCAGGACCCAAAACATAGTTTGATGGAAGAGTTTTGCCTtcaaaagagacaaagaaaagtgCTGTAGTCTCCTCTTgagactctgctgagtgcaaAGAACCTTATGGCCCAGACTGGGTTATAAAGGGAGCTTTCTCTAATTAGAGCCTATCAGTTTAATTTACCTTTGTGAAGCAAATTAGTCTGCCCCTGCTTTAGGCTAATCAATGGAAATCTACTCCAGTGGCAGGAGGGTAATCACTGCCCTATTCACATGGTAATGGCTGACTACAGCAAGTTGTCAGAGTGGGAATCAGATGGAATAGCTTCGAGTTGcaggcttttgttttttctctttatttttttcctttaataacTGAGGTGtcgtttggtttgttgttttttttttttttttgtttgtttttttttaaataagaattAGAGCCACTGTTGGACCATGGAAATGTTTTTAACAtaatttttgtttgtaattTCTTCTGAAGCTGAGGCTTTACCAGGAAATATTTGTAAAGTTTATTTTATCTGGCTGGGGTCATAGGGGAGCTTTAGCTTCCAGTTATCTTGAGCTCCTTGTGCATAAAGTGTGGACTTTATGGACCTCTTcaggattattttttgtttgtttgtttattctcCTGAGAGCTGTGAACATCAAGAAATGTTtctggaaaggctgagggattcCTGGTGTGTTTGCAGGTAGAGGAAGGAATTAATGGTGTCAATTAAGGAACAAATGATGCCCTGTAAtgccctttaagatcactgactccaaccattctctaaatctatcaagtctggtgctaaaccccattcctcagcaccacattgcTGCATCTtttagacacctccagggatggggatccagccacctccctggggagcctgtgccagtgtttgagaacccttgcagtgaagaagtttctcctgatatccaacctaaacctccccttgtgcaacttgacagtatttcctctcatcctgttgctagttacttgggagaagaggccaacccccacctgactccaacctctgtgcaaggagttgcagagagtgaggaggtctcccctcagcctcctctagaAACAGacctgtgcccaggtggccaagaaggccaccagtaTCCTGACTTGGATCAGCAGCACCAGGTGAGGCCAGACTGGGCTCACTTTTGGGCCCTGTCTCCAGGAAggacatcgaggtgctggagtgtgtccaaagaagagcaaggaaggtggtgaagggtctggagcacaagtcttgtgaggagcagctgagggaactcagGCAGCTCTCCTCCCTTCTTGCTTTGGGATCAGATAGACTCGAGgcacaccagagctgagcacatttTCCTGGCACAGCCTCAGCGTCTGCAGGATGACATCAGCCCTGCTGGCATGTAGGCAGAGCCACACTGCTCTCCCATGGGTGTTTGCTGGCTGAGGACACTCTCTGCCCAGGAAGCTCAGGAGGAGAGGGTGCAGGATGTGGGCCCTTCTGAGCCAGGACTCTGGGTGTTTTGTGAGAGCAGCTTTTGGCCAAGGATAAATTCAAGTCTGCAGATCCGAGGGGAGGATCATAAAGCCTTGTAACCCCCAGCCCCATCAATCAGTCACtggctgcagccacagaagaCCTCTCAGGTCTCTCTGCACACATTTCAAGAGCTGTAAGCAAAACACACTGTACCAGCTAAACAAAGCCAACCCACCAGTGGCAAGTGGGTTTGGCATCACCACCACAGGACTGGCAGGAGGTGcatggagcagagagcagccaagAGAACTCAAACTGCCTTCTAGACCCAAGCCAGCCCACCCCAGAGGGTATCAATGCACATGTTGAAACCTGCTGAGCCACCAGCTGCTGTTGGGGAGGCAGAGTGGTGTGTTCAGCTTGGGATAAGGGCATGGGCAACCACCACTGGGACCCTTGGGcatctttcctttgagggtaaAGCACTGAACCAGACTGCCTTGAGGGCAGGACTGGGCCAACACATCCTTCCTAGGTGGGACATCTGCAGGGACTCTGTTGCTGCTGTACCTGTGAGGTGCAGAATTTCctctgggatgctgtgaggCAAAACAGATGGAACAGAAGATGGAATTTCTGCCTTCTGATCTCCAttccaacttctttttttttttccccaaagcccTCCATTGTCCCTTACACACCAGGTCCAGCCTGTTTAGGTGTTGAGCTTTCTTCTCTTGAAGGTTGAGTgatcttcccttctttctttttgagtTTTCAAGATGTTTGAAAGAAGTTTCCCCCAAGGCAGGGATTTTCCTTCAGGAGGGACTGTGGCCACTCCTGTCCATTCATGCTGCCAGGCTGAAGGGTTTACCAGcatcccagggaaaaaaaaaaaaaaaaagaacccaaaaatATATGGTCTGACAATTGTGGGGTTGTCATCAGCCCTTGCTTAGCTGTAGCTGCACTTAGCTGGAGCTCTCCTGACTGTGTAGACATTTTCCAGAGCCTGTTAGGAGTCACAGCACAATAAACCTTTGAGCCAGAAGAGCTCTTGTGGAGCTCAGCAATAAACTGCATGTTGTGGCAACACAGTGTCTAGACCACGAATTACCACCCAAGTCTTTCATTTCATGTCTGCTtaggagagaaaatggaaaggagGACAACAGGATGTTGGTTGCCTTCCAACTATCACACAGCTGGTTTGAACTGTGTTCACAGATTGAACAAGAAGAGGGAGGCTGCCCCAGACAtggaggagcagaaggcagTGACAAAACCACAGGGATGAGATGGAGATTTGTCTTTATTTGGAAGTGTTTGCAGTTACTCCATTCTTAAAGCAGTCCCTTTGGAGAACTTATTCACTGCCTGAATCATTACTGAAGGGAACTCAATCAGCCAGAGTGGAGTCAAAGCCactcagcagctcaggagaggtggggtgtggggtgcaggaaggagaggTTAGAGATTTAATCTGTGTCTGCTTCtcccagaggagaaggctgcttAGAGACAGCAGTGATACAGGCAGCATGGAGGGATCTGTTCATTTGGAGATGGTTTCTTCTGCCAGGTAGAGAAACTTCAGCATGAGCCAACCAAAGCAGCTCAAAGTCCTTTTCAATCACAgactcccacctctctgggcaagcagTTTATAGCCTCAGTGTATAAAATTTCTTCCCTCCATCTAGTAGGAATCTCTCCCattgtcctgcc
This DNA window, taken from Indicator indicator isolate 239-I01 chromosome 22, UM_Iind_1.1, whole genome shotgun sequence, encodes the following:
- the TEKT4 gene encoding tektin-4: MAQPKVLMTKEPAPQTVPPSDLPVKVYELALNTGPDSSSGLATAGFCTAKYLSFEWFQSNSNLYHKASSGCDQAENGRAEAKELADHAAATAQRTQQASTATLGQRLQGLHFWKSELQKEIEDLDAETNLLAAQKLRLERALDASELAYTIATDNLQCRERRQPPDLVNDEVERELLKEAELIRNVQELLKRTLMQAVNQMRLNRYHKEVCEMDWSDKVETYNIDDTCGRYSNQSTNIQFHPSSVKFEESASTPETWAKFSHDNISRAEGEKAASINLRALLDNVLHDVSEDLRLQCAAVNEAFAKRCQELDDAKHKLEHHLRRVLKEIGAEEASIAALKQAIKDKEAPMKVAQTRLYNRSFRPNVELCRDEAQFRLINEVEELTETIESLKKTLLESEESLRKLEDTRMDLEKEIAVKANSLFIDRQKCMAHRSHYPAALKLAGYQPPSLY